One part of the Bdellovibrio bacteriovorus genome encodes these proteins:
- a CDS encoding guanosine monophosphate reductase yields the protein MTLMFNWKDIKNRGKGLTFDDVLIIPARSDVRSRRDPRLTSKVTKNFTIETPIVSANMDMVTEYDMAFAMNQLGGMGILHRFLDIEEQAAQARRLKENGVKVISGSVGVGEEFKTRAKALVEAGVNIITIDIAHGHSVQMMETMKWLKDQYPQVDLIAGNLATPDAARDLIEAGADAIKVGIGPGSMCTTRIITGCGVPQLTAIGLCAEIGESYGVPVIADGGIRTSGDMVKAFAAGASTVMLGSMLSGTIETPGEIKNGKKQYRGMASRSAQDSWRGGVPEGMAPEGESTQVTVKGHVKDVILEVTGGIRSGMSYINATSIAEIKDKALFMEMSSNGIAESRAHGVKN from the coding sequence ATGACGCTCATGTTTAACTGGAAAGATATCAAGAATCGCGGCAAAGGCCTGACCTTCGATGACGTGCTGATCATCCCGGCAAGATCGGACGTCCGTTCCCGCCGTGACCCGCGTCTGACTTCCAAAGTGACCAAGAACTTCACGATTGAAACTCCGATCGTCAGTGCGAACATGGACATGGTCACTGAATACGACATGGCGTTTGCGATGAACCAACTGGGTGGCATGGGGATTCTTCACCGTTTCCTGGATATTGAAGAACAAGCCGCTCAGGCCCGTCGCCTGAAAGAAAACGGCGTGAAGGTTATTTCCGGCAGCGTCGGCGTGGGTGAAGAATTCAAGACCCGCGCAAAAGCCCTGGTTGAAGCCGGCGTGAACATCATCACGATCGACATTGCTCACGGTCACTCTGTGCAAATGATGGAAACCATGAAATGGCTGAAAGACCAGTACCCGCAAGTGGATCTGATTGCCGGCAACCTGGCGACTCCGGATGCGGCTCGTGATCTGATCGAAGCTGGCGCTGATGCGATTAAAGTGGGCATCGGGCCTGGCTCTATGTGCACCACGCGCATCATCACCGGTTGCGGGGTCCCACAACTGACTGCGATCGGCCTGTGCGCCGAGATCGGCGAATCCTACGGCGTTCCAGTGATCGCTGATGGTGGTATCCGCACCTCCGGCGACATGGTGAAAGCCTTTGCTGCGGGCGCAAGCACCGTGATGCTTGGAAGCATGCTGTCTGGCACGATTGAAACTCCCGGGGAAATCAAAAACGGTAAAAAACAATACCGCGGCATGGCCTCCAGATCCGCTCAGGATTCGTGGCGCGGTGGCGTGCCTGAGGGCATGGCTCCTGAAGGGGAATCCACTCAAGTGACCGTCAAAGGCCACGTTAAAGACGTGATCCTGGAAGTCACCGGCGGCATCCGCAGCGGCATGAGCTACATCAACGCGACAAGCATTGCTGAAATTAAAGACAAAGCCCTCTTTATGGAAATGTCTTCCAATGGTATTGCTGAGTCTCGCGCACACGGAGTGAAAAACTAA
- a CDS encoding SDR family oxidoreductase translates to MELRIMVTGATGTMGTELVRQLHSMGREVVAVSRDLERLPKDIKGMQVPLENRYLLEQAFRDVDVLVFIQPLCENMIQQAENVVGAAKASGVQFVLKVSGLGASPVSRYLYQRIQGEADEILIQSGLRYCLLKPNIYMQCFLKSHYESLMAGTLYLPQGEGRTSYVDARDVADVAAFLLQDPWRYQKRELVLTGERALSNAEAVSIISHYARRRVSYVPVTEEAARKTFNREESSWMMEAQMSLHRAAREGAVAEVSGVLRKILGHDPRSFEEFCEDMKKAWVLPEPQEGLL, encoded by the coding sequence ATGGAACTGCGAATTATGGTGACCGGTGCCACCGGAACCATGGGGACGGAGTTGGTTCGCCAACTGCATTCCATGGGCCGAGAGGTGGTCGCTGTCAGCCGGGATCTGGAACGCTTGCCAAAGGATATCAAGGGGATGCAGGTCCCACTTGAGAACCGCTATCTTTTGGAGCAGGCCTTCCGCGATGTCGATGTCTTGGTGTTTATCCAGCCTCTTTGTGAAAATATGATTCAGCAGGCCGAAAATGTCGTCGGGGCTGCCAAAGCCTCCGGAGTGCAGTTTGTCTTAAAAGTCTCGGGTTTGGGGGCATCCCCGGTGTCCCGGTATTTGTATCAGCGAATTCAGGGCGAAGCTGACGAGATCCTGATTCAAAGTGGGCTGCGCTATTGTTTGCTGAAACCCAATATCTACATGCAATGCTTCCTGAAATCGCACTATGAATCCCTGATGGCCGGCACGCTTTATCTGCCTCAAGGGGAAGGGCGAACGTCCTATGTGGATGCCCGTGATGTGGCCGATGTGGCGGCGTTCCTGTTGCAGGACCCGTGGCGCTATCAAAAAAGGGAGCTGGTGCTGACCGGGGAACGAGCCCTTTCCAATGCCGAGGCCGTGTCGATCATTTCCCACTATGCGCGACGACGGGTGTCCTATGTTCCGGTGACCGAAGAGGCCGCCAGAAAGACTTTCAATCGCGAAGAGTCGTCGTGGATGATGGAGGCGCAGATGAGCCTGCACAGAGCCGCCCGGGAAGGGGCTGTGGCGGAAGTGTCCGGAGTGCTGAGAAAGATTCTGGGACACGATCCTCGCAGCTTTGAAGAGTTCTGCGAGGATATGAAAAAGGCCTGGGTTTTACCCGAGCCCCAGGAAGGATTACTCTGA
- a CDS encoding SRPBCC family protein, with protein sequence MKDSIELSIKLKASSGWIWNALTDRGELENWWSESVVLEPKVGGAFKEPWMDDEGDKQMASGKVVKLKKEQFITFTWREKSWPKTAITECTFTIEDTGKERVLSLEHSGWDTLPAEIRTKTIKDFKVGWGYHLKELKSYLDD encoded by the coding sequence ATGAAAGACAGCATTGAATTATCCATTAAGCTTAAAGCCAGCAGCGGCTGGATCTGGAATGCCCTGACGGATCGCGGGGAACTTGAAAACTGGTGGAGCGAATCTGTTGTGCTGGAGCCCAAAGTCGGCGGTGCCTTTAAAGAACCGTGGATGGATGACGAAGGCGATAAACAAATGGCCTCCGGCAAAGTGGTTAAACTCAAGAAAGAGCAGTTCATCACCTTCACCTGGCGGGAAAAAAGCTGGCCCAAAACCGCCATCACTGAGTGCACTTTCACCATTGAAGACACAGGCAAAGAACGTGTTCTGTCACTGGAACACTCCGGCTGGGATACTCTGCCGGCAGAAATCCGCACCAAAACCATCAAGGACTTCAAGGTTGGCTGGGGTTATCACCTGAAAGAGCTTAAATCGTACCTGGATGATTGA
- a CDS encoding substrate-binding periplasmic protein — translation MNALMALAFILIPTCSLAKPPEPKAVRYGINSNYAMPLINVERVQNTPKLEGGVLRDLGLAIFKELHLSPTWILLPKSRVASNLTSCNVHLVCHLNEVWQPAIREAVDWSHDLYRSSNLIVYIGGKPIAKAKDLYGKRVGGVLNFIYQSMDDYFKKGLILREDGPNNESNIQKLLNGRIDYLIMSNLEFDYYKNIYPSLESADLGMDEVITKCALSRKAPITLEELNRAIDTIKKNGTLEKILKSYN, via the coding sequence ATGAACGCATTGATGGCCTTGGCCTTCATTCTGATCCCGACATGTTCTTTGGCAAAACCTCCAGAGCCAAAGGCCGTTCGCTATGGCATCAACTCCAATTACGCCATGCCTTTGATTAATGTAGAGCGAGTTCAGAATACACCGAAGCTTGAGGGCGGAGTGCTGCGGGACCTGGGATTGGCGATCTTCAAGGAACTCCATCTCAGCCCCACGTGGATACTTTTACCCAAAAGCCGGGTGGCTTCAAACCTGACCTCCTGCAACGTCCATCTGGTCTGTCACCTCAATGAAGTCTGGCAGCCGGCGATCCGGGAGGCCGTTGACTGGAGCCACGATCTTTATCGCAGCTCCAATCTGATTGTGTACATCGGGGGAAAACCCATCGCGAAAGCCAAGGATCTTTACGGCAAACGTGTCGGCGGGGTTTTGAATTTCATTTACCAGTCCATGGACGACTATTTTAAAAAAGGTCTGATTCTGCGCGAGGACGGTCCCAACAATGAAAGCAATATCCAAAAGCTGCTGAATGGGCGCATCGACTACCTCATCATGTCGAACCTGGAGTTCGACTACTACAAGAATATCTATCCCAGCCTTGAATCCGCCGACCTGGGAATGGATGAAGTTATCACCAAGTGCGCTCTTTCCCGCAAAGCCCCCATCACTCTGGAAGAGCTGAACCGGGCCATCGACACCATCAAGAAAAACGGAACCTTGGAAAAAATCCTCAAATCCTACAATTAA
- a CDS encoding substrate-binding periplasmic protein, whose translation MRNVFRFLTILLLNVLPVQMDAKTLKVAFGKSKPPYIYEENGVVHGIEVDLVREILKSLKAPHDFQSLSYLRLETEANHGDTFDMIVGVRNREGGRYYSQPFMDHEVCAFSLKSRKISIKSARDLQSLKVAVWRGAWKDLGADFKRIFEPGFNGKVPGNLIEYPQTKDRFASLYNGEVDVLVMDRFIFEWYRLMPQEASHFTQDVKVHEIFPENTPAYVSFRDEKTRDAFNRQLKRLRDSGDYARMVKAYMGERLAGLGKK comes from the coding sequence ATGCGAAATGTTTTTCGCTTCCTGACAATCTTACTTCTGAACGTATTACCGGTACAAATGGACGCCAAAACCTTGAAGGTTGCTTTTGGAAAAAGCAAGCCGCCTTATATTTATGAGGAAAATGGTGTCGTGCATGGAATTGAAGTGGATCTGGTGCGGGAGATTTTAAAATCCCTGAAGGCACCCCATGACTTCCAAAGTCTTTCTTATCTGCGTCTTGAAACTGAAGCCAATCACGGCGACACCTTCGACATGATCGTTGGCGTGCGCAATCGTGAAGGGGGGCGCTATTATTCTCAGCCCTTCATGGACCACGAGGTCTGCGCCTTCAGTTTGAAATCGCGAAAGATTTCTATCAAAAGTGCCAGAGATCTGCAGTCCTTGAAAGTAGCCGTTTGGCGCGGAGCCTGGAAAGACCTGGGAGCGGACTTTAAAAGAATCTTCGAGCCTGGATTCAACGGAAAAGTTCCGGGAAACCTGATCGAGTATCCGCAGACCAAGGACCGTTTTGCCAGTTTGTATAATGGCGAAGTGGATGTGTTGGTCATGGATCGTTTTATCTTTGAATGGTATCGCCTGATGCCGCAGGAGGCGAGTCACTTTACGCAGGACGTGAAAGTGCATGAAATCTTCCCGGAAAACACTCCGGCCTATGTTTCCTTCCGTGATGAAAAGACCCGGGATGCCTTCAACCGTCAACTGAAACGTTTGCGCGACAGCGGGGACTATGCCCGCATGGTGAAGGCCTATATGGGTGAGCGTTTGGCGGGATTGGGTAAAAAATGA
- a CDS encoding 2,3,4,5-tetrahydropyridine-2,6-dicarboxylate N-succinyltransferase, whose protein sequence is MQEQVSKLWTDIQGGKTIDQLSTAELKTVFETIEGLDSGTLRVCQKQDGKWITNEWIKKAILLYFRIQKMEPMNAGDIAFFDKIPLKRWSEEDGVRVVPPAVARKGCFIEKGAILMPSYVNIGAYVGSGTMVDTWATVGSCAQIGKNVHLSGGVGIGGVLEPIQASPVIIEDNAFIGSRCIVVEGAVIEEGAVLGAGVTITASTKIIDVTGSSPVEYKGRVPSNSVVIPGTQMKEFAAGSYGVPCALIIGKRKASTDLKTSLTDALRDHQVSV, encoded by the coding sequence ATGCAAGAACAAGTCTCAAAACTTTGGACCGACATTCAAGGCGGAAAAACGATCGATCAACTTTCAACTGCCGAGTTGAAAACCGTTTTTGAAACCATCGAAGGCCTGGATTCCGGCACATTGCGCGTTTGCCAAAAGCAAGACGGCAAATGGATCACCAACGAATGGATCAAAAAGGCCATCCTGCTTTATTTCCGTATTCAGAAAATGGAACCAATGAATGCGGGCGACATTGCCTTCTTTGACAAAATTCCATTGAAACGCTGGTCGGAAGAAGACGGCGTGCGTGTGGTGCCACCGGCAGTGGCGCGCAAGGGCTGCTTCATTGAAAAAGGTGCGATCCTGATGCCCTCTTACGTGAACATCGGAGCTTATGTTGGTTCCGGCACCATGGTGGACACCTGGGCCACAGTGGGATCTTGCGCTCAGATCGGTAAAAATGTGCACCTTTCTGGCGGCGTGGGAATCGGCGGCGTACTGGAGCCGATTCAAGCCTCCCCGGTGATTATCGAAGACAATGCCTTTATCGGCAGCCGCTGCATCGTGGTTGAAGGGGCTGTCATTGAAGAAGGCGCCGTTCTGGGCGCGGGTGTGACCATCACGGCCAGTACTAAAATCATCGATGTGACGGGCTCATCGCCTGTGGAATACAAAGGCCGTGTGCCATCCAATTCCGTGGTGATCCCAGGCACCCAGATGAAAGAGTTCGCAGCGGGCTCTTACGGAGTCCCTTGCGCGCTGATCATCGGTAAACGCAAAGCCAGCACAGACCTGAAGACCTCCCTGACCGATGCTCTTCGCGACCATCAGGTGAGCGTTTAG
- the murI gene encoding glutamate racemase, which yields MADQDSRPIGVFDSGIGGLTVLKELALQFPHESFLYVGDTARLPYGSKSPQTIRKYSEQIIQFLEKQNVKAIVIACNTASSQVSEREIDGLPIYNVIEPGSQRALELSSGKRIGVLATRATVNSQAYTHKIHSLDPQAQVFDQACPLFVPLAEEGWDADPVTNLIVFRYLSPLLQNHIDTLILGCTHYPILKNSIARVTGSSIELVDSGEAIAQWLSRDFKSGRLGPNKSGEPRRIDIMTTDSSAHFTEMAQRILKPAKADQYAVVDV from the coding sequence ATGGCAGACCAGGATTCCCGTCCCATAGGTGTCTTTGATTCAGGTATCGGCGGATTGACAGTTCTAAAAGAGCTGGCGCTGCAGTTTCCTCATGAAAGCTTTTTATATGTGGGCGATACGGCTCGCCTTCCCTATGGTTCGAAATCCCCGCAAACCATTCGCAAGTACTCTGAACAGATCATTCAGTTCCTGGAAAAACAAAACGTCAAAGCCATCGTGATTGCGTGCAACACAGCTTCAAGCCAGGTGTCCGAACGCGAGATCGATGGACTGCCGATTTACAACGTGATTGAGCCTGGTTCCCAGCGCGCGCTGGAGCTTTCCTCCGGCAAACGCATCGGCGTGCTGGCCACCCGTGCCACCGTCAACAGCCAGGCTTACACTCACAAAATTCATTCCCTGGATCCACAGGCGCAGGTCTTTGACCAGGCCTGCCCGTTGTTCGTTCCACTGGCGGAAGAAGGCTGGGACGCAGATCCCGTCACCAATCTGATTGTGTTCCGTTATTTAAGCCCGCTCTTGCAGAACCATATCGACACTTTGATTTTGGGTTGCACTCATTATCCGATTTTGAAAAACTCCATTGCGCGAGTGACTGGAAGCTCAATTGAACTGGTGGATTCCGGCGAAGCGATTGCACAATGGCTGTCGCGCGACTTCAAGAGCGGCCGCCTGGGTCCGAACAAAAGCGGCGAACCCCGTCGCATCGATATTATGACGACGGATTCTTCCGCGCACTTCACTGAAATGGCTCAGCGGATCTTAAAACCCGCCAAAGCCGATCAGTACGCGGTCGTCGACGTTTAG
- the lysA gene encoding diaminopimelate decarboxylase, producing MEYINNELCLGPLKKPLLPLVANYMRPIYVYDLDSVAQRYQAMSQALKGTRLFFAVKSNPNPGVLQKLKSLGAGADVVSLGEIKRAMECGFSPQDIVYSGVGKTKFELTEALKLGIYQINVESLPELERIGMLGRELKKKAQVALRLNPDVDINTHPYIATGLKDNKFGMERSMVPALVKCLKNYSDSIDLVGVSLHLGSQMLEFSGYDEALKRLKNVCLELKAEFPTLKKFDFGGGLGIFYDRVDLQLEESLLQKYAQITLENLSDLNCELQAEPGRWLVAHCGALITQVQYIKETSAKTFVIVDAGMNHLIRPSLYEATHRIEPLKRTDAAFVVDVVGPICESSDFFAKEISLTKVQEGDFVAIMDSGAYGYSMASVYNLQELPLEICI from the coding sequence GTGGAATACATCAATAATGAATTGTGTCTTGGTCCGTTAAAAAAGCCGCTTTTGCCCCTGGTGGCCAATTACATGCGCCCCATTTATGTCTACGATCTTGATTCTGTCGCCCAAAGGTATCAGGCGATGTCTCAGGCTTTGAAGGGGACTCGTCTTTTTTTCGCAGTGAAATCCAACCCCAATCCTGGTGTTCTGCAAAAACTGAAAAGCCTTGGCGCCGGAGCCGACGTGGTTTCTTTGGGCGAGATCAAGCGCGCCATGGAATGCGGATTTTCTCCGCAGGACATTGTCTATAGTGGTGTGGGGAAAACCAAATTTGAACTGACCGAGGCACTGAAGCTCGGCATTTATCAGATCAACGTGGAAAGCCTGCCGGAGCTTGAACGCATCGGGATGCTGGGTCGTGAACTGAAAAAGAAGGCTCAGGTGGCTTTGCGCCTGAATCCGGATGTGGATATCAATACGCACCCCTATATTGCCACAGGGTTGAAAGACAATAAATTCGGCATGGAGCGCTCGATGGTGCCGGCCTTGGTGAAATGCCTAAAAAACTATTCGGATTCAATTGATCTGGTGGGCGTCAGTCTGCATCTGGGATCGCAAATGCTGGAATTCTCCGGTTACGATGAGGCCCTGAAAAGACTGAAGAACGTGTGCCTTGAGTTAAAGGCAGAATTTCCCACTTTGAAAAAATTCGACTTCGGCGGGGGCTTGGGTATTTTCTACGATCGCGTGGATCTTCAACTGGAAGAATCCCTGTTGCAGAAGTACGCGCAAATCACTCTGGAAAATCTATCTGATCTGAATTGTGAACTGCAGGCCGAGCCTGGCCGCTGGCTGGTGGCTCATTGCGGGGCTTTGATCACGCAAGTGCAGTACATCAAAGAAACCAGTGCGAAAACTTTTGTGATTGTGGATGCGGGAATGAATCACCTGATTCGTCCATCATTGTACGAAGCCACTCACCGTATTGAACCCCTGAAAAGAACGGACGCGGCCTTTGTGGTGGATGTTGTAGGGCCGATCTGTGAGTCTTCGGATTTCTTTGCGAAAGAAATTTCACTGACAAAAGTGCAAGAAGGCGACTTTGTGGCGATTATGGATTCGGGGGCCTACGGCTATTCCATGGCCAGCGTCTATAACCTGCAGGAGCTGCCTTTGGAGATTTGCATCTAA
- a CDS encoding MlaD family protein → MKVKFNKFERVAGLFVVLAIVGVIVTAISAAVKQGWFEPKVRFTTTFENADGIHQGTLVQMAGLRAGAVETVELESDNRIRVGFYVLGKFQNRIRENSTVQLIRPFIIGERVLELTVGNEEFEMIPDHSAVKSIETVDLMTLMSGKHLNSYLSKLGGILESVQVLVDAFADKSRAESLVRVIDRLDPLVKNLNTMSVEVIKLSKQATHDDGVQKLVGNLAVTTREINKILPELNEQNPEMAKDLAVMTQNLAVMTKALGPAVKQVEGELPGASVRLVQALDETVVVLKAMQKSFFMRSSVKEVKDEETQDRLPASK, encoded by the coding sequence ATGAAGGTAAAATTCAACAAGTTTGAAAGAGTCGCCGGCCTTTTTGTTGTCCTGGCCATTGTGGGTGTGATTGTCACAGCCATCAGTGCGGCAGTGAAACAAGGCTGGTTTGAGCCGAAGGTGCGCTTCACCACGACCTTTGAGAATGCCGACGGTATTCATCAAGGAACGCTGGTGCAGATGGCGGGTCTTCGTGCCGGTGCCGTTGAAACCGTGGAACTGGAAAGTGACAACCGCATTCGTGTTGGCTTCTATGTTCTGGGAAAATTCCAGAACCGCATTCGTGAAAACAGCACGGTGCAGTTGATTCGTCCGTTCATCATCGGTGAGCGGGTGCTGGAGCTGACCGTGGGGAACGAAGAGTTTGAAATGATTCCGGATCACAGTGCTGTGAAGTCCATCGAAACGGTGGATCTGATGACATTGATGAGTGGTAAACACCTGAATTCTTACCTGAGCAAATTGGGCGGGATTTTAGAGAGTGTGCAGGTCCTGGTAGATGCGTTTGCGGATAAAAGCCGTGCAGAAAGTCTGGTTCGTGTGATTGACCGTTTGGATCCGTTGGTGAAAAACCTGAACACGATGTCTGTGGAAGTGATTAAACTTTCCAAGCAGGCCACGCACGATGATGGTGTGCAAAAGCTGGTGGGAAATCTTGCTGTGACCACGCGTGAGATTAACAAGATCCTTCCTGAACTGAACGAACAGAATCCGGAAATGGCCAAAGACCTTGCCGTGATGACTCAGAACCTGGCCGTAATGACCAAGGCGCTGGGACCTGCGGTGAAACAAGTTGAAGGCGAGCTTCCAGGAGCCAGTGTGCGTTTGGTACAGGCATTGGACGAAACAGTTGTTGTATTAAAGGCCATGCAAAAAAGCTTCTTCATGAGAAGCAGTGTTAAAGAAGTTAAAGACGAGGAAACTCAAGATCGTCTTCCGGCCAGCAAATAG
- a CDS encoding M14 family zinc carboxypeptidase encodes MKTSIFTYTSKGLPVPAWHFNNNGPEVLILGGVHGDEVEGVIAAQELLKHFMNSNPYKLNITLVPQFNLEGVIFKTRGNGNGVDLNRNLPTKDWSPEVKTPRYHPGPFAGSEKENHGLMTYLDEKKPVYVLSLHSWHPVLNVNGDCRPVAEVLSRLTGYKIDDDIGYPTPGCLGTYAGLERNCPTLTYEIERGLSAEKIIEIHVPAILESLKVLE; translated from the coding sequence ATGAAAACTTCTATTTTTACTTACACTTCCAAAGGTTTGCCGGTACCGGCCTGGCACTTCAACAACAACGGCCCTGAGGTTCTGATTCTGGGCGGCGTTCATGGCGACGAGGTCGAAGGTGTTATCGCCGCGCAAGAGCTGCTGAAGCACTTCATGAACTCCAATCCCTACAAACTCAACATCACCCTGGTGCCGCAGTTCAACCTTGAAGGTGTGATCTTCAAAACCCGCGGCAACGGCAATGGTGTGGATCTGAACCGCAACCTGCCAACGAAGGACTGGTCACCGGAAGTGAAAACTCCGCGCTATCACCCGGGACCGTTTGCCGGCAGCGAAAAAGAAAACCACGGCCTGATGACTTATCTGGATGAAAAAAAGCCGGTGTATGTTTTGTCACTGCACTCGTGGCACCCGGTGCTGAATGTGAATGGCGACTGTCGCCCGGTGGCGGAAGTTTTGTCCCGCCTGACGGGTTACAAGATCGACGACGACATCGGCTACCCAACTCCGGGCTGCCTGGGCACTTACGCGGGCCTTGAAAGAAACTGCCCGACACTGACTTACGAAATCGAACGCGGTCTTTCGGCTGAAAAAATCATCGAAATCCACGTCCCGGCAATCCTCGAATCTTTGAAAGTACTGGAATAA
- a CDS encoding substrate-binding periplasmic protein, translated as MKLILALLFFCSGVQAQEAKSLFVAFGKGRPPYSFSERGNTRGIEVDLAMEILKRLGYKVRQQVMSPYRIEAEAKHGNTFDVVVGVPHNSDGSGHYYSKPFVAYENYLIALRSRKLGAKKISDLSGVRVGAWHNAWKDLGKEFGRVFSPKANGRLPDNYREFVRQEDQVRALWAGEVEALVMDRYIFGWFRMTMASQVNTGVDVDVFDLFPVVNHSYVAFRDAKLRSAFDKELERLRQSGEYDSIVRIYVGERLAAMLKSGPKPH; from the coding sequence ATGAAGCTGATTCTTGCGCTGCTGTTTTTCTGTTCAGGTGTTCAAGCTCAAGAGGCTAAATCCTTGTTTGTGGCCTTTGGTAAAGGCCGTCCGCCTTATTCCTTTTCAGAGCGCGGCAATACCCGTGGTATTGAAGTGGATCTGGCAATGGAGATTCTGAAGCGTCTGGGTTACAAAGTCCGGCAGCAGGTGATGTCGCCTTATCGTATTGAGGCGGAGGCCAAGCACGGAAACACTTTCGATGTTGTGGTCGGTGTTCCTCATAACAGTGATGGTTCCGGCCACTATTATTCCAAACCTTTTGTGGCTTACGAGAATTATCTGATCGCATTAAGATCCCGCAAGCTTGGAGCGAAGAAGATATCGGATCTTTCAGGGGTGCGGGTGGGGGCGTGGCACAATGCCTGGAAGGATCTGGGGAAGGAGTTTGGCCGGGTGTTTTCACCTAAAGCCAACGGGCGCCTGCCGGACAACTATCGCGAGTTTGTTCGCCAAGAGGACCAGGTGCGAGCCCTGTGGGCCGGTGAGGTTGAGGCCCTGGTGATGGATCGATATATTTTTGGCTGGTTTAGAATGACCATGGCTTCCCAGGTGAACACCGGGGTGGACGTGGATGTCTTTGATCTGTTCCCGGTGGTAAATCACAGCTATGTGGCCTTTCGGGATGCTAAATTACGATCGGCTTTCGATAAAGAGCTCGAGCGTCTGCGCCAAAGCGGCGAATACGACAGTATCGTGCGAATTTACGTGGGTGAGCGCCTTGCCGCCATGCTTAAAAGTGGTCCGAAGCCCCATTGA
- a CDS encoding FtsX-like permease family protein, whose protein sequence is MLVGHLFRHFIFSPRAGSLVKRIAWLSMVGITISVTAFLVVLFVMNGMNASIHKRILGLEPHLYVQVAGADTAQSLESSPAFQRLQEDPAHRAYVYETMDIIIRSQDGQFRGGIARGVTRESLEHFIEQLQRIDRKATDRDSQAYFWDPQDVPGRGEVVMGVDLAQSLGVFEGDFLTVVSPSGLLLPPGETPKFERVRIKRIVTTSLPDLDGQYLFYQRGEALNALVNEGLRKNGIEVWLPDEGRIESVKEDLMKFEGVSVETWMDRNSALLYALKLEKLTIGIFLGLAGMIAGSSILTVLALLLSQKKRDIAILRTIGFSSRQTVRTFTQIGFFLAGIGVVGGVVLGTGLSLYIQANPIQFLPSDVYYDSSIPALVNYGLVFGVLIVSGLIALLGSYIPARTAAEVQPSDALRMK, encoded by the coding sequence ATGTTGGTAGGCCACCTTTTCCGTCATTTTATATTCTCTCCGCGAGCGGGTTCTTTGGTGAAACGCATCGCCTGGTTGTCCATGGTTGGAATCACAATCAGCGTGACGGCGTTTCTGGTGGTTTTGTTTGTCATGAACGGCATGAATGCCAGTATTCACAAACGCATTCTGGGGCTGGAGCCGCATCTGTATGTGCAGGTCGCGGGAGCCGACACCGCACAAAGCCTTGAATCCAGTCCTGCATTTCAACGTCTGCAGGAAGATCCGGCCCATCGTGCCTATGTTTATGAAACCATGGATATCATCATCCGCAGTCAGGATGGACAGTTCCGTGGAGGCATCGCGCGCGGTGTGACCCGCGAAAGTCTTGAGCACTTCATTGAACAACTTCAGCGCATTGATCGCAAGGCCACGGATCGTGATTCCCAGGCTTATTTCTGGGACCCGCAGGATGTTCCCGGGCGTGGTGAAGTGGTGATGGGTGTGGATCTGGCTCAGTCCCTGGGTGTTTTTGAAGGGGACTTCCTGACTGTCGTGTCGCCCTCAGGTTTGTTGCTGCCTCCGGGGGAAACCCCGAAGTTTGAACGCGTGCGTATTAAGCGCATTGTCACCACCAGTCTGCCGGATCTGGATGGACAGTATCTTTTCTATCAGCGCGGTGAGGCTTTGAACGCCCTGGTGAATGAGGGCTTGCGCAAAAACGGAATCGAAGTGTGGCTGCCGGATGAAGGCCGCATCGAATCTGTTAAAGAAGATCTGATGAAATTTGAAGGTGTCAGTGTTGAGACCTGGATGGATCGCAATTCGGCTTTGCTGTATGCGCTAAAGCTTGAAAAGCTGACCATCGGGATTTTCCTGGGACTTGCCGGTATGATCGCGGGCAGTTCCATTCTGACCGTGCTGGCGTTGTTGCTGTCGCAGAAAAAACGCGATATCGCGATCTTGCGCACGATTGGTTTTTCATCCCGTCAGACGGTTCGCACATTCACGCAGATCGGCTTTTTCCTGGCCGGTATTGGTGTTGTGGGCGGCGTGGTTCTGGGGACGGGTTTGAGTCTTTACATTCAAGCCAATCCGATTCAGTTCCTGCCGTCGGACGTTTACTATGATTCTTCCATCCCGGCTTTGGTCAACTATGGTCTGGTCTTTGGGGTTCTGATTGTCAGTGGATTGATTGCTTTGCTGGGCTCTTATATCCCAGCAAGAACGGCTGCAGAAGTGCAGCCGTCCGATGCTTTAAGAATGAAATAA